Genomic window (Cellulosilyticum lentocellum DSM 5427):
AGGTTTATACTTATGCGGCTAGACATAAAACTGATGGTACAGGAAAAATACAAGAAATGAAAATAGGAAAGACATTTACTTTAAGACAACTTCTAGAATATGCTATTAAGTATAGTGATAATGTAGCCATGAGTATTATTAGAGAAAACTTTCCGGTACCCGGTTATAAGGAATATGCTAAAAAACTAGGATTAAAGCATCCGGAAGATATTAAATATGCAACCAATGGAGATATACTTGTTTCTGAAGCAGGTGTTTATATAGAAGCTATTTATAATTTCATAAAGACAAATTCGTATGGGGCTGAGCTAAGGAAACTTATGTTATCAACTACTAATCCCATGATTATATCTAAGTATCCGGTAGTAAGAAAATATGGTTGGGCGGATCAATCTTTTCATGATATGGCTATTGTTGAGGCACCTAGACCATATTTACTTTGTATTTTAACGAATCATGATGGTGACTTTGCAAGTTTTAAAAAGATTAGTCAAGTTATAGAAAAACAAGTACTTAATAATAACCTGGAGGCTACACCATCACCCTATGAAATAAATGTTAATAATGAAAAGAAAGATATAGTAGGTTATGACATTGAAGGGAGTACTTATTTAAGTATAAGAGAAGTGGCTAGGGCTATAAATGATACAGCATCTCGTTTTTCTGTAATTTGGGATGAAAGTAAACAAGCAATTGTAATGAATTTAGGAGAAACATATAAATCATCAGAAGAAATAATGCATCATAAAACTTCGCAACAAGCTATTGCAACTCAATCTAAAGTATATATTAATGGCGAAGAGATTATGTTACCAACCTATAAGATTAATGGAATTACTTATTTTAAATTAAGAGACTTAGGAGACTTACTCCGTATTCAAATTAATTGGATAAAACAAGAGAATTGTATTAGTATAATAGGTTAATAATCTTCACAGAA
Coding sequences:
- a CDS encoding serine hydrolase, giving the protein MKWLLVLTIIMQGIAYANIDDTEENLLITMKTDSPIGDFSWSQEGLKEVEKIIKSCGSGVSVFYKDIQSGYTYTYNENQKYFIASIIKAPYCMYIYDLASQGKCDLNKVYTYAARHKTDGTGKIQEMKIGKTFTLRQLLEYAIKYSDNVAMSIIRENFPVPGYKEYAKKLGLKHPEDIKYATNGDILVSEAGVYIEAIYNFIKTNSYGAELRKLMLSTTNPMIISKYPVVRKYGWADQSFHDMAIVEAPRPYLLCILTNHDGDFASFKKISQVIEKQVLNNNLEATPSPYEINVNNEKKDIVGYDIEGSTYLSIREVARAINDTASRFSVIWDESKQAIVMNLGETYKSSEEIMHHKTSQQAIATQSKVYINGEEIMLPTYKINGITYFKLRDLGDLLRIQINWIKQENCISIIG